CCGGTAATTATGAGAAGTACGTAACTTTTAATAATACCAGATATACACATATTATTGATCCCCGTAGCGGTTATCCGGCAACGGGAATTGTTAGCGTAACAGTATTTGCCCCAAAGGCAGAACTTGCAGATGCGCTTGCAACATCTGTTTTTGTAATGGGTAAAGAAGTGGGTTTAAATAGAATAGAGCAGTTGCCAAAGGTAGAGTGTATCATTATTGACGACTTGGGTACTATAATTACATCTAAGAATATTCAAATAAATAAGTAAAATGAAAAGGATTTTAATTGTGTTGGTAATGATTGGTGGTCTTAGTAGCTGCACGGTATTAAAGGAGTATGATAAAGTAAATATCAACGATCCTGACATGACCTTGCAAGATAAAAAGTGCGATAGAAATGTGATTACCATGCATTCGTATAGAGAAGCAGCGGTAGGCGCAAATGGAGGTAAAACAGGTGGAGGCTGCGGCTGTAATTAGTAAGTAATGAAACAACAAAGACATAAGTTTAAATTTATAGTGCTACTCATTGCATGTATGCTATGCGGTGCTGGTTACGCCCAGCAAAATACCGGTGCAACCAACTCTTATAAAAAACGTGTGTTGGAAACTACCGAAGTAGATTTCTTGAGCAGTTACTATTCTCAAAACGGTGATAATGCTGCTGTTACCGGTGGTATTGGTACAGAAGAACTTACAGATGTTACGGGAACTGTTATAGTATCGGTACCATTGAATGATGATGATATTTTAACCATAGATGCTGGTGTTTCTGCCTACACCTCTGCATCTTCCAGTAATGTGGATCCATTTGATGGAAGCGAAAGGGCAGATGCTTTTGTAGCAAGTACTGGAGCTTCTAGGTCAGATGTATGGACCAACTTGTCCGGCACATATACGCATAGTTCAGATGATAGAAATACTATGTACTCTGGAAATCTATCAGTGTCATCGGAATATGATTATTTTTCATTCGGATTTGGTGGTGGGTTAACAAAGCTCTTTAATGAAAAAAATACCGAGGTAAGTATTAATGCAAATATATTTTTAGATACCTGGACTCCTATCTACCCAACGGAACTAAGACCATTTGCAAGTGGAGCAAATGGGTTGGATAACGGATTCTTTTCAAACAAGACAATTACCGGGAACACAGATTACAGTCCTACTTTTGAGAAGTTTACAGATGAGACAAGAAACTCCTATTCGGTAGGTTTGGGCTTTTCTCAAATATTAGGTAAAAATCTTCAAGGTTCATTGGCTTTAGATTTTGTAAAGCAAGATGGTTTACTGAGTACACCTTTTCAACGTGTTTATTTTGCAGATGTAGCCGATTCATTTATTCAAGAATTTCAACTTGCGGATGCTATTGAGCAATTACCGGATAGCCGCTTTAAAGTTGCAGGTGGCGGAAGGTTGAATTGGTATATAAATGAAAGTGTTGTGTTACGATCCTACTATAGATATTATTTTGATGATTGGGGTATTAACTCGCACACGGCAAGTGTAGAAGTGCCTATTAAGCTAACGGATAAGTTTACGGTATACCCATCCTATAGATTTTACCAGCAGTCAGCCGCA
The genomic region above belongs to Maribacter dokdonensis DSW-8 and contains:
- a CDS encoding DUF4266 domain-containing protein, producing the protein MKRILIVLVMIGGLSSCTVLKEYDKVNINDPDMTLQDKKCDRNVITMHSYREAAVGANGGKTGGGCGCN
- a CDS encoding DUF3570 domain-containing protein, whose amino-acid sequence is MLCGAGYAQQNTGATNSYKKRVLETTEVDFLSSYYSQNGDNAAVTGGIGTEELTDVTGTVIVSVPLNDDDILTIDAGVSAYTSASSSNVDPFDGSERADAFVASTGASRSDVWTNLSGTYTHSSDDRNTMYSGNLSVSSEYDYFSFGFGGGLTKLFNEKNTEVSINANIFLDTWTPIYPTELRPFASGANGLDNGFFSNKTITGNTDYSPTFEKFTDETRNSYSVGLGFSQILGKNLQGSLALDFVKQDGLLSTPFQRVYFADVADSFIQEFQLADAIEQLPDSRFKVAGGGRLNWYINESVVLRSYYRYYFDDWGINSHTASVEVPIKLTDKFTVYPSYRFYQQSAADYFYRYEEAFSTDTFYTSDYDLSKYSANQFGMGVSYTDIFTKMHVWKLGLKSIDVKFYKYDRNTTFSSSIVTAGFKFVMD